A genomic window from Klebsiella quasipneumoniae subsp. quasipneumoniae includes:
- a CDS encoding MFS transporter, protein MSGIIAFFRASPPKAGAAFDEHRFRRVRWQTFIAMTLAYVTFYVCRLSFTVAKSALVELGITPTELGMIGSTLFFSYAIGKLVNGFIADHANVVRYMSLGLLLSAGMNLMMGMTTNALLLAIFWGINGWAQSMGVGPCAVSLARWYGVKERGTFYGIWSTAHNIGEAVTYMVIAAVIAGFGWQMGYLSTAALGAAGVVLLVLFMHDSPQSSGFPSINVIRDEPQEEAEARGSVFKNQLLALRNPALWTLALASAFMYIDRYAVNSWGIFFLEQDKAYSTLEASGIIGVNAIAGIAGTIIAGMLSDRFFPRNRSVMAGFISLLNTAGFALMLWSPHSYYTDILAMIIFGATIGALTCFLGGLIAVDISSRKAAGAALGTIGIASYAGAGLGEFLTGIIIDKTAILENGKTLYDFSTLALFWVGTGLGSALLCFTTAAIVARRHAVERQTSFSS, encoded by the coding sequence ATGTCTGGAATTATCGCTTTTTTCCGGGCGTCGCCGCCGAAAGCGGGCGCCGCGTTTGATGAACACCGTTTTCGCCGGGTGCGCTGGCAAACCTTTATCGCCATGACCCTGGCCTACGTCACCTTTTACGTCTGCCGGTTATCGTTCACCGTCGCCAAAAGCGCGCTGGTGGAGTTGGGGATCACCCCGACGGAGCTCGGCATGATCGGCTCCACCCTGTTCTTCAGCTACGCCATCGGCAAACTGGTCAACGGCTTTATCGCCGACCACGCCAACGTGGTGCGCTATATGAGCCTCGGTTTATTGCTCAGCGCCGGGATGAACCTGATGATGGGGATGACCACCAACGCCCTGCTGCTGGCCATCTTCTGGGGGATCAACGGCTGGGCGCAGTCGATGGGCGTCGGCCCCTGCGCGGTCTCGCTGGCGCGCTGGTACGGCGTTAAGGAGCGCGGCACCTTCTATGGCATCTGGTCGACGGCGCATAATATCGGCGAGGCCGTCACCTATATGGTGATCGCCGCGGTGATCGCCGGGTTTGGCTGGCAGATGGGCTACCTGTCCACCGCCGCGCTCGGCGCCGCCGGCGTGGTGCTGCTGGTGCTGTTCATGCACGATTCGCCGCAGAGCAGCGGCTTCCCGTCCATCAACGTCATCCGCGATGAACCGCAGGAGGAGGCCGAAGCCCGCGGCTCGGTGTTTAAAAACCAGCTGCTGGCGCTGCGCAACCCGGCGCTGTGGACCCTCGCCCTCGCCTCCGCCTTTATGTACATCGACCGCTACGCCGTCAACTCCTGGGGGATCTTCTTTCTGGAGCAGGATAAAGCCTACTCCACGCTGGAGGCCTCTGGGATTATCGGCGTCAACGCCATCGCCGGCATCGCCGGGACCATCATCGCCGGCATGCTCTCCGACCGCTTTTTCCCGCGCAACCGCAGCGTGATGGCCGGGTTTATCAGCCTGCTGAACACCGCCGGCTTCGCCCTGATGCTCTGGTCGCCGCACAGTTATTACACTGATATTCTGGCGATGATTATCTTCGGAGCAACCATTGGCGCTCTGACCTGCTTCCTCGGCGGGCTGATCGCCGTCGATATCTCCTCGCGCAAAGCGGCGGGGGCCGCGCTCGGCACCATCGGCATCGCCAGCTACGCCGGCGCCGGCCTGGGCGAGTTTCTCACCGGGATCATTATTGATAAAACGGCTATCCTTGAGAACGGCAAAACGCTGTATGATTTCAGCACGTTGGCGCTGTTCTGGGTGGGTACCGGTCTGGGTTCCGCGCTACTCTGTTTTACCACTGCCGCCATCGTCGCCCGGCGCCATGCCGTCGAACGGCAGACCTCGTTCTCCTCATAA
- a CDS encoding histidine phosphatase family protein, translating to MMPARHQGLLRLFIACALPLLALQSAAAADWQLEKVVELSRHGIRPPTAGNREAIEAATGRPWTEWTTHDGELTGHGYAAVVNKGREEGQHYRQLGLLQAGCPTAESIYVRASPLQRTRATAQALVDGAFPGCGVAIHYVSGDADPLFQTDKFAATQTDPARQLAAVKEKAGDLAQRRQALEPAIQLLKQAVCQADKPCPVFDTPWQVEQSKSGKTTISGLSVMANMVETLRLGWSENLPLSQLAWGKIAQASQITALLPLLTENYDLSNDVLYTAQKRGSVLLNAMLDGVKPEANPNVRWLLLVAHDTNIAMVRTLMNFSWQLPGYSRGNIPPGSSLVLERWRDAKSGERYLRVYFQAQGLDDLRRLQTPDAQHPMLRQEWRQPGCRQTDVGTLCPFQAAITALGQRIDRPSAPAVAMVLP from the coding sequence ATGATGCCTGCAAGACATCAGGGGCTGTTACGCCTGTTTATCGCCTGCGCGCTGCCGCTGCTGGCGCTGCAATCTGCCGCCGCCGCGGACTGGCAGCTGGAGAAAGTGGTGGAGCTTAGCCGCCACGGGATTCGTCCGCCGACGGCCGGCAACCGGGAAGCCATCGAGGCCGCCACCGGACGACCGTGGACCGAGTGGACCACCCATGACGGCGAGCTCACCGGTCATGGCTATGCCGCCGTGGTCAATAAAGGGCGTGAGGAAGGCCAGCACTATCGCCAGCTTGGCCTGCTGCAGGCGGGATGCCCGACGGCGGAGTCGATTTACGTGCGCGCCAGCCCGCTGCAGCGGACGCGGGCGACCGCCCAGGCGCTGGTGGATGGCGCCTTCCCCGGCTGCGGCGTCGCTATCCATTACGTCAGCGGGGACGCCGATCCGCTGTTTCAGACCGACAAATTCGCCGCCACGCAAACCGACCCCGCCCGCCAGCTGGCGGCGGTAAAAGAGAAGGCCGGGGATCTGGCGCAGCGTCGGCAGGCGCTGGAGCCGGCCATCCAGCTTTTGAAACAGGCGGTTTGTCAGGCCGATAAGCCCTGTCCGGTCTTCGACACCCCGTGGCAGGTCGAGCAGAGTAAAAGCGGGAAAACCACCATTAGCGGACTGAGCGTGATGGCCAATATGGTGGAGACGCTGCGTCTCGGCTGGAGTGAAAACCTGCCTCTCAGCCAGCTGGCGTGGGGCAAGATCGCCCAGGCCAGTCAGATCACCGCCCTGCTGCCGCTGTTAACGGAAAACTACGATCTGAGCAACGACGTGCTGTATACCGCGCAAAAACGCGGGTCGGTGCTGCTCAACGCCATGCTCGACGGCGTCAAACCAGAGGCGAATCCGAACGTACGCTGGCTGCTGCTGGTGGCCCATGACACCAATATCGCCATGGTGCGCACGCTGATGAACTTTAGCTGGCAGCTGCCGGGCTACAGCCGGGGAAATATCCCGCCGGGCAGTAGCCTGGTGCTGGAGCGCTGGCGCGACGCGAAGAGCGGGGAACGCTATCTGCGGGTCTATTTCCAGGCGCAAGGCCTCGACGACCTGCGTCGTCTGCAGACGCCGGACGCGCAGCACCCGATGCTGCGTCAGGAGTGGCGTCAGCCGGGCTGCCGTCAGACCGACGTCGGTACGCTGTGTCCCTTCCAGGCGGCTATCACCGCGCTGGGTCAGCGTATCGACCGGCCCTCCGCCCCGGCGGTAGCGATGGTCCTGCCGTAG
- a CDS encoding LVIVD repeat-containing protein: protein MSALPSPEYSRNMRLIGHSDQGGRPDGVQLMVHRGFAYIGHMVSQGFSVVDVRDPTRPTTVNYIAAPPGTWNVHLQAHDDLLLVINARDLFADARFADEKVYYTRSVGDTVSDVQDKGWSAGLRVFDISTPDKPREIGFLSLSGIGIHRIWYVGGRWAYVSALIDGFTDYIFLTIDLADPRKPQVAGRWWLPGMHQAGGETPDWPQGKRYALHHAIIAGDTAYGSWRDGGLTLLDVKDRTQPTLISHRNWSPPFGGGTHTALPLPDRDLLVVLDEAVLDNQEDGEKLIWLFDIREPANPVSISTFPQPDEIDYAAKGAHFGPHNLHENRPGSFVSSTLIFATYQNAGVRAYDISNPYRPLETGALVPAAPERMMDTRPGRPRVIQSCDVFVDAQGIIYSTDYNGGLSVIEYLG, encoded by the coding sequence ATGTCAGCATTACCTTCCCCAGAATACAGCCGCAATATGCGGCTGATCGGCCATAGCGACCAGGGCGGTCGTCCGGACGGCGTCCAGCTGATGGTGCACCGCGGATTCGCCTATATCGGCCATATGGTGTCGCAGGGTTTTTCCGTGGTCGATGTTCGCGATCCGACCCGGCCCACCACGGTCAACTATATTGCCGCGCCGCCGGGCACCTGGAACGTGCACCTCCAGGCGCATGACGATCTGCTGCTGGTGATCAACGCCCGGGATCTGTTTGCCGACGCCCGTTTTGCCGATGAGAAGGTGTACTACACCCGCTCGGTGGGTGACACGGTCAGCGATGTGCAGGACAAAGGCTGGAGCGCCGGGCTGCGCGTGTTTGATATCTCCACGCCGGATAAGCCGCGTGAAATTGGCTTTCTGTCGCTGAGCGGTATCGGCATTCACCGCATCTGGTACGTCGGCGGCCGCTGGGCGTATGTGTCCGCGCTGATCGACGGTTTTACCGACTACATCTTCCTGACCATCGATCTGGCCGATCCGCGTAAACCGCAGGTTGCCGGGCGCTGGTGGCTGCCGGGGATGCACCAGGCGGGCGGTGAAACACCGGACTGGCCGCAGGGCAAACGCTATGCCCTGCACCACGCCATTATTGCCGGGGATACCGCCTACGGCAGCTGGCGCGACGGCGGCCTGACGCTGCTGGATGTCAAAGATCGTACCCAGCCGACGCTGATCAGCCATCGCAACTGGAGCCCGCCGTTCGGCGGCGGAACGCATACCGCGCTGCCGCTGCCGGATCGCGATCTGCTGGTGGTGCTGGATGAAGCGGTGCTCGACAATCAGGAGGACGGCGAGAAGCTGATCTGGCTGTTTGATATTCGCGAGCCGGCGAACCCGGTGAGTATCTCAACTTTCCCACAGCCTGACGAAATCGACTATGCGGCGAAAGGGGCGCACTTCGGGCCGCATAACCTGCATGAGAACCGGCCGGGGAGCTTTGTCAGCTCAACGCTTATCTTCGCCACCTATCAGAATGCCGGCGTGCGGGCGTACGATATTTCCAACCCGTATCGTCCGCTGGAGACCGGGGCGCTGGTGCCGGCTGCTCCTGAGAGGATGATGGATACCCGTCCCGGCCGCCCGCGGGTGATCCAGTCCTGCGATGTGTTTGTCGATGCGCAGGGCATTATCTACAGCACCGATTACAACGGCGGGCTGTCGGTGATTGAGTATCTGGGGTGA
- the mtnK gene encoding S-methyl-5-thioribose kinase, producing the protein MSQYHTFTAHDAVAYAQQFAGIDNPSELVSAQEVGDGNLNLVFKVFDRQGVSRAIVKQALPYVRCVGESWPLTLDRARLEAQTLVAHYQHSPQHTVKIHHFDPELAVMVMEDLSDHRIWRGELIANVYYPQAARQLGDYLAQVLFHTSDFYLHPHEKKAQVAQFINPAMCEITEDLFFNDPYQIHARNNYPAELEADVAALRDDAQLKLAVAALKHRFFAHAEALLHGDIHSGSIFVAEGSLKAIDAEFGYFGPIGFDIGTAIGNLLLNYCGLPGQLGIRDAAAAREQRLNDIHQLWTTFAERFQALAAEKTRDAALAYPGYASAFLKKVWADAVGFCGSELIRRSVGLSHVADIDTIQDDAMRHECLRHAITLGKALIVLAERIDSIDELLARVRQYS; encoded by the coding sequence ATGTCGCAATACCATACCTTCACCGCCCACGACGCCGTGGCTTACGCGCAGCAGTTCGCCGGCATCGACAACCCATCTGAGCTGGTCAGCGCGCAGGAAGTGGGCGATGGCAACCTCAATCTGGTGTTTAAAGTGTTCGATCGCCAGGGCGTCAGCCGGGCGATCGTCAAACAGGCCCTGCCCTACGTGCGCTGCGTCGGCGAATCCTGGCCGCTGACCCTTGACCGCGCCCGTCTGGAAGCGCAGACCCTGGTCGCCCACTATCAGCACAGCCCGCAGCACACGGTAAAAATCCATCACTTTGATCCCGAACTGGCGGTGATGGTGATGGAAGATCTTTCTGACCACCGCATCTGGCGCGGGGAGCTTATCGCTAACGTCTACTACCCTCAGGCGGCCCGCCAGCTTGGCGACTATCTGGCGCAGGTGCTGTTTCACACCAGCGATTTCTATCTCCATCCCCACGAGAAAAAGGCGCAGGTGGCGCAGTTTATTAACCCGGCGATGTGCGAGATCACCGAGGATCTGTTCTTTAACGACCCGTATCAGATCCACGCGCGCAATAACTACCCGGCGGAGCTGGAGGCCGATGTCGCCGCCCTGCGCGACGACGCCCAGCTTAAGCTAGCGGTGGCGGCGCTGAAGCACCGTTTCTTTGCCCATGCGGAAGCGCTGCTGCACGGCGATATCCACAGCGGGTCGATTTTCGTTGCCGAAGGCAGCCTGAAGGCCATCGACGCCGAGTTCGGCTACTTCGGCCCCATCGGCTTCGATATCGGCACCGCCATCGGCAACCTGCTGCTGAACTACTGCGGCCTGCCGGGCCAGCTCGGCATTCGCGACGCCGCCGCCGCGCGCGAGCAGCGGCTGAACGACATCCACCAGCTGTGGACCACCTTTGCCGAGCGCTTCCAGGCGCTGGCGGCGGAGAAAACCCGCGACGCGGCGCTGGCTTACCCCGGCTACGCCTCCGCCTTTCTGAAAAAGGTCTGGGCGGACGCGGTCGGCTTCTGCGGCAGCGAACTGATCCGCCGCAGCGTCGGGCTGTCGCACGTCGCGGATATCGACACTATCCAGGATGACGCGATGCGGCATGAGTGCCTGCGCCACGCTATTACCCTGGGCAAAGCGCTGATCGTATTGGCCGAGCGTATCGACAGCATCGACGAGCTGCTGGCGCGGGTGCGCCAGTACAGCTGA
- a CDS encoding inositol monophosphatase family protein, with amino-acid sequence MQSQESEALQTRYRLACELAKAGAELAFEYYQQREALTVDHKGDDLQDVVSVADKRVEAFVKQRIQSAFPEDGFLGEESGARLSDARVLWVVDPIDGTSCFLNGLHTWCLSLAIVADGEPVIGVVYDPNHRELFHALRGHGAWLNDAPIRPHPATTVREGVMGVGTSHRVTPADFLPFLQALLSDGGMFIRNGSGALMSAWAAAGRLIGYYEPHMNPWDALPGLVLMREAGGASNDFLAQEGIQRGNPLLLASQTLYPQLKKMILQPLH; translated from the coding sequence ATGCAATCTCAGGAATCAGAAGCGCTACAGACCCGCTACCGCCTGGCCTGCGAGCTGGCGAAAGCGGGGGCTGAGCTGGCGTTTGAATACTATCAACAACGCGAAGCGCTGACCGTCGACCATAAGGGCGACGATCTGCAGGATGTGGTCAGCGTGGCCGATAAGCGGGTGGAGGCCTTTGTGAAACAGCGCATTCAGAGCGCGTTTCCGGAGGATGGTTTTCTCGGCGAAGAGAGCGGCGCCCGCCTGTCCGACGCGCGGGTGCTGTGGGTGGTCGACCCCATTGATGGCACCAGCTGTTTCCTCAACGGCTTGCACACCTGGTGCCTGTCGCTGGCGATCGTCGCCGACGGCGAACCGGTCATCGGCGTGGTCTATGACCCCAACCATCGCGAGCTGTTTCACGCCCTGCGGGGCCATGGCGCCTGGCTCAACGACGCCCCGATCCGTCCGCACCCCGCGACGACGGTCAGGGAGGGGGTGATGGGCGTCGGCACCTCGCATCGCGTCACCCCGGCGGACTTTCTGCCGTTTCTGCAGGCGCTGCTCAGCGACGGCGGCATGTTTATCCGCAACGGCTCCGGCGCGCTGATGAGCGCCTGGGCGGCGGCAGGCCGCTTGATTGGCTACTACGAGCCGCACATGAACCCATGGGACGCCCTGCCGGGGCTGGTGCTGATGCGCGAAGCGGGCGGCGCCAGCAACGATTTTCTGGCGCAGGAGGGGATCCAGCGCGGCAACCCGCTGCTGCTGGCCAGCCAGACGCTCTACCCGCAGCTGAAAAAGATGATCCTACAACCATTACATTAA
- the mtnA gene encoding S-methyl-5-thioribose-1-phosphate isomerase produces the protein MQTLQTTSLRVSENQLFILDQQALPQEKRWLAADNVALLVDHIHALRVRGAPLIGLSASLLLALLAQRGLSRDELQQALETLRAARPTAVNLMNNLDRMKQALAREDYPQALEAEALRLVEEDKQLCDRIAEAGGALVKPGSRLLTHCNTGGLATAGVGTALGVITLAHRQGKVASVWVDETRPLLQGGRLTAWELGELGVPYQLITDSMAASLMAQGQVDAVWVGADRIAANGDVANKIGTYSLAVLAHYHQIPFYVAAPQTTLDRHCPNGAAIPIEQRAAAEVTGVAGSFGAVQWAPTGAAVYNPAFDVTPAGLISGWVLDSGVVTPAQVAAGAFAADHG, from the coding sequence ATGCAGACATTACAGACCACCAGCCTGCGGGTGAGTGAAAATCAGCTTTTTATTCTCGACCAGCAGGCCTTGCCACAGGAAAAACGCTGGCTGGCGGCGGATAACGTTGCGCTGCTGGTGGACCATATTCACGCCCTGCGGGTGCGCGGCGCGCCGTTGATTGGCCTGTCCGCCAGCCTGCTGCTGGCCCTGCTGGCCCAGCGCGGCCTGAGCCGGGATGAACTCCAGCAGGCGCTGGAGACGCTGCGCGCGGCGCGGCCGACGGCGGTCAACCTGATGAATAATCTGGATCGCATGAAGCAGGCGCTGGCCCGGGAGGATTACCCGCAGGCGCTGGAAGCGGAAGCTCTGCGTCTGGTCGAAGAAGATAAACAGCTGTGCGACCGCATCGCTGAGGCAGGCGGTGCGCTGGTGAAGCCCGGTAGCCGTCTGCTGACCCACTGCAACACCGGTGGCCTGGCGACCGCCGGGGTGGGGACCGCCCTGGGCGTTATCACGCTGGCGCACCGGCAGGGAAAGGTGGCCAGCGTGTGGGTCGATGAAACCCGGCCGCTGCTGCAGGGCGGACGTTTAACCGCGTGGGAGCTGGGCGAGCTGGGCGTGCCCTATCAGCTGATCACCGATTCAATGGCCGCCAGCCTGATGGCGCAGGGGCAGGTGGATGCGGTGTGGGTCGGTGCTGACCGTATCGCCGCCAACGGCGATGTGGCGAATAAAATCGGCACCTATTCGCTGGCGGTTTTGGCCCATTACCACCAGATCCCGTTCTACGTCGCTGCGCCGCAGACGACCCTCGATCGCCATTGCCCGAACGGGGCGGCCATCCCCATTGAGCAGCGCGCCGCGGCGGAAGTGACCGGGGTGGCGGGCAGCTTTGGCGCGGTACAGTGGGCGCCGACCGGGGCTGCCGTTTACAATCCGGCGTTCGACGTCACGCCTGCCGGGCTGATTAGCGGCTGGGTGCTGGACAGCGGGGTGGTCACCCCGGCGCAAGTTGCCGCCGGGGCGTTTGCGGCGGACCACGGATAG
- the codA gene encoding cytosine deaminase, producing MKIVNARLRRQEALFTLELQDGLIQRMTAQTAMQTAVAGDIDAQGRLAIPPFVEPHIHLDATLTAGEPEWNRSGTLFEGITRWSQRKASITPEDTRQRALKTIGMLRDFGVQHVRTHVDVTDPSLSALQALLAVKKEAADLIDLQIVAFPQEGIESYPDGRGLMTRAIEMGADVVGGIPHYENTRDKGVSSVMFLMDLAQRYGRLVDVHCDEIDDPQSRFLEVLAEEARVRGMGAQVTASHTCAMGSYDNAYCSKLFRLLKASGINFISCPTESIHLQGRFDSWPKRRGVTRVAELDRAGINVCFAQDSIQDPWYPLGNGNILRILDAGLHICHMLGYDDLQRCLDFVTDNSARALCLGDNYGLAEGRPANLLILDAENDYEAVRRQARVLTSIRHGKVILQREVEHIRYPA from the coding sequence ATGAAAATTGTTAACGCCCGCCTGCGCCGCCAGGAGGCGCTGTTTACCCTTGAGCTGCAGGACGGCCTGATTCAGCGCATGACCGCCCAAACCGCGATGCAGACCGCCGTCGCCGGCGATATCGACGCCCAGGGCCGGCTGGCGATCCCCCCCTTCGTCGAGCCGCATATTCATCTTGACGCCACCCTCACCGCGGGCGAGCCGGAGTGGAACCGCAGCGGCACCCTGTTTGAAGGCATCACCCGCTGGAGCCAGCGCAAAGCGAGCATCACCCCGGAGGACACCCGCCAGCGGGCGCTGAAAACCATCGGCATGCTGCGCGATTTCGGCGTCCAGCACGTCCGGACCCATGTGGATGTCACCGACCCGTCGCTGTCGGCCCTGCAGGCGCTGCTGGCGGTGAAAAAAGAGGCCGCCGATCTCATCGATCTGCAGATTGTCGCCTTTCCGCAGGAGGGGATTGAATCCTACCCCGACGGTCGGGGGCTGATGACGCGCGCCATCGAGATGGGCGCCGACGTGGTGGGCGGCATTCCGCACTATGAAAACACCCGCGACAAAGGGGTCAGTTCGGTGATGTTTTTGATGGACCTCGCCCAGCGCTATGGCCGCCTGGTGGATGTCCACTGCGATGAAATCGACGATCCGCAGTCGCGTTTCCTCGAAGTGCTGGCGGAAGAGGCCCGGGTGCGCGGTATGGGGGCGCAGGTCACCGCCAGCCACACCTGCGCGATGGGCTCTTATGACAACGCCTACTGTTCGAAGCTGTTTCGCCTGCTGAAAGCCTCGGGGATCAACTTTATCTCCTGCCCGACCGAAAGCATTCATCTGCAGGGCCGGTTTGACAGCTGGCCGAAACGGCGCGGCGTCACCCGGGTGGCGGAGCTGGATCGCGCCGGCATCAACGTCTGCTTTGCTCAGGACTCGATTCAGGATCCGTGGTATCCGCTGGGGAACGGCAATATCCTGCGCATTCTGGATGCCGGACTGCACATCTGCCATATGCTCGGCTATGACGATCTACAGCGCTGCCTCGACTTCGTCACCGACAACAGCGCCCGGGCGCTCTGTCTGGGCGATAACTACGGCCTCGCCGAAGGCCGCCCGGCTAACCTGCTGATCCTCGATGCGGAAAACGACTACGAGGCCGTCCGCCGCCAGGCGCGGGTGCTAACCTCCATTCGCCACGGTAAGGTGATTTTACAGCGTGAGGTGGAGCACATCCGCTACCCGGCATAA
- a CDS encoding LacI family DNA-binding transcriptional regulator, giving the protein MARLAGVSRSAVSRTFTPGASVSEKTRQKVLSAAEALGYQVNIIARTMITGSSNFIGIVTAGFDNPFRSKLLAPLVHQLALNGFMPLLMNADDPQQLAPSLKQLLSYHVAGVIITSGAPPLSLAEEYLARKIPVTLINRHADLAGCDRVCSDNAQGAKLVAGLFSRRGWRQVGFIGENRENFSTRQRYDAFIAQTSGMTVTSRFCDGGGYQAGHQAARELVAENPGVQALFCATDMLALGALDGLRDAPAAAPLPAIVGFDDIPQADWRPYQLTTVQQNTALLAHHAVDLLMTRIARFSLPSRHREVPVKLIIRQSAK; this is encoded by the coding sequence GTGGCCAGACTGGCCGGCGTCTCGCGCTCGGCGGTCTCCCGGACCTTCACCCCCGGCGCCTCGGTGTCGGAGAAGACCCGGCAGAAGGTGCTGAGCGCCGCGGAAGCTCTGGGCTATCAGGTGAATATCATCGCCCGGACGATGATCACCGGCAGCAGTAATTTTATCGGCATCGTCACCGCCGGTTTCGACAACCCGTTTCGCAGCAAACTGCTGGCGCCGCTGGTCCATCAGCTGGCGCTCAACGGCTTTATGCCGCTGCTGATGAACGCTGACGATCCGCAGCAGCTCGCCCCTTCGCTTAAACAGCTGCTGAGCTACCACGTCGCCGGCGTGATCATCACCTCCGGCGCGCCGCCGCTGTCGCTGGCGGAAGAGTACCTGGCGCGCAAGATCCCCGTCACCCTGATCAACCGTCATGCGGACCTCGCCGGCTGCGACCGGGTGTGCAGCGATAACGCCCAGGGGGCGAAGCTGGTGGCGGGCTTGTTCAGTCGTCGAGGCTGGCGGCAGGTTGGCTTTATTGGCGAAAATCGCGAGAACTTCAGCACCCGCCAGCGTTATGACGCGTTCATCGCTCAGACGTCGGGCATGACAGTGACCAGCCGCTTCTGCGACGGCGGCGGTTATCAGGCCGGCCACCAGGCCGCCAGAGAATTAGTTGCTGAAAACCCCGGGGTGCAGGCCCTGTTCTGCGCCACCGATATGCTGGCGCTGGGCGCCCTGGACGGCCTGCGGGACGCCCCCGCCGCCGCCCCGCTACCGGCCATCGTCGGCTTTGACGATATCCCGCAGGCGGACTGGCGCCCCTATCAGCTCACCACCGTTCAACAGAATACCGCCCTGCTGGCCCACCACGCGGTGGATCTGTTGATGACGCGGATCGCCCGCTTCAGCCTGCCCTCGCGCCATCGCGAAGTGCCAGTGAAACTAATTATTCGTCAAAGTGCGAAATGA
- a CDS encoding sugar ABC transporter substrate-binding protein: MKKIALSLITLGLLQSTAVLATAPTPTPAAIAEHNGPIRIAVIRNLGSDDNTTQFVAGALQEGKKLGFKISTFLSNGDDAKFQDFVNQAISQKYDGIILSQGRDPYSTALVKKAVDAGIKVAVFDTAVSGEIPGVTVSQQDDASLTDLSFGQLVKDFNGKANIVKLWVAGFPPMERRQAAYQTLLKQNPGIKELESIGAVSSDVQGDTANKVGAILAKYPKGKIDAIWGTWDAFSQGAYKALKENGRTEIKLYSIDISNQDLQLMREAGSPWKVSVAVDPKLIGATNVRLIANKIAGEPTPATYDFKAAAIPQALLAAQPGAVNVATLGKIIPGWGQTEDFIAPWFATLEAKNK; this comes from the coding sequence ATGAAAAAGATCGCACTCTCTCTCATTACGCTGGGTCTGCTGCAGTCGACGGCGGTGCTGGCCACCGCCCCGACGCCGACGCCGGCGGCCATTGCCGAACACAATGGCCCGATCCGCATTGCAGTGATCCGCAACCTGGGGTCTGACGATAACACCACCCAGTTTGTCGCCGGGGCGCTGCAGGAAGGCAAAAAGCTCGGTTTCAAAATCAGCACCTTCCTGAGCAACGGCGATGACGCCAAATTCCAGGACTTCGTCAACCAGGCGATCAGCCAGAAATACGACGGCATTATTCTCTCCCAGGGGCGTGACCCCTATTCGACGGCCCTGGTGAAGAAGGCGGTGGACGCCGGGATCAAAGTGGCGGTGTTCGATACCGCGGTGAGCGGCGAGATCCCCGGCGTGACGGTCAGCCAGCAGGATGACGCCTCACTGACCGATCTCTCCTTTGGCCAGCTGGTGAAAGACTTCAACGGCAAAGCCAACATCGTCAAGCTGTGGGTGGCGGGTTTCCCGCCAATGGAGCGCCGTCAGGCGGCTTACCAGACGCTGCTGAAGCAAAATCCGGGGATTAAAGAGCTGGAGTCGATCGGCGCCGTTTCGTCCGATGTGCAGGGCGACACTGCCAACAAGGTGGGGGCGATCCTCGCCAAATATCCGAAAGGGAAAATCGACGCTATCTGGGGCACCTGGGATGCCTTTAGCCAGGGGGCCTATAAGGCGCTGAAAGAGAACGGCCGCACCGAGATCAAACTCTACAGTATTGATATTTCCAACCAGGATCTGCAGCTGATGCGCGAAGCCGGCAGCCCGTGGAAGGTGAGCGTGGCGGTGGATCCGAAGCTTATCGGCGCGACCAACGTGCGGCTGATCGCCAATAAGATCGCCGGCGAGCCGACGCCGGCCACCTACGACTTCAAGGCGGCGGCGATCCCGCAGGCGCTGCTGGCGGCCCAGCCGGGGGCGGTGAACGTGGCCACGCTGGGGAAAATCATTCCGGGCTGGGGCCAGACGGAAGACTTTATCGCGCCGTGGTTTGCGACGCTGGAAGCGAAAAACAAATAA